The Yersinia entomophaga nucleotide sequence TTTTAGTGGTTATGCGGATTTAAAGTCGCCAAGCGGGGTCGTGCTTAACAGTATTCTTTTCAATTATGACGGTCGAGTATATGGTAGCGATGAGAGTCGTATGTTGCAGAAGGTGAACCCTGAAACGGAGTTCAGTGCGGGTGAGGTTAAAACGCTATCATTTTCTAAGAGTCCTTACTATAACGCAGTGTTGAGTTCATCGTTCAATTTTGCTCTGCCGGGCTGTGATACATGTGCATATCAACCATTTTGCGGTGCAGATCCATGCCAGAACATAAGTGTACAGGGTGAGCCTGTCGGTGATAGGAGTCGTTCAACGTTTTGTCAGTATCACAAGGGGATGTTCAGGTATCTGATGAACTGCATCTCAGAAGGTGGTCAGAAGGCTGAGATGCTAAAAGGATGGGCATATGTCTGAGGTTATTAGGAACGATATCTTTCATTTTGCTTCAAAAAAGAATGTGCCCACGGGGTTCTATCGGTTATGCAAACAAAAACCAATGAACCCTTTATTCTTTTTACCCAATTTACTGGTAGTTGCTGAAGGCAATAATGATGCCATTCAACCATGCTTTGATTTCTCTGTTATTAGCACTGAATTATATGAGTCAATTGAAGATGGAGATATTGGGATAATCAACAATGGCAATATGATACGCGTAATTCTGTCCCGCAGAGCCAATCATAATACTGTCTTAGTAACGGAACGCTGCAATAACTTGTGTCTGTTTTGTTCGCAGCCACCTAAGAAATCAAATGATGACTGGCTACTTACCCAATCAGCTCTTGCTATAGCTTCATTTGGTTTGGATGGAGTTGTTGGGGTCAGCGGTGGAGAACCTTTGCTGTATGGAGATGATTTCCTTCACTTCATTGATTTTATCATCGAGAATTCACCAGATACTGCTTTGCATGTTTTAACAAACGGACGCAAATTTTCTGATATCAACTTTACTCAGGAAATGGCAAAGCGAAGCAAAAAGATCAAAATCACCTTTGGTATCCCGCTCTACTCATCAAGACCACTTGTGCATGATCATCTGGTAGGGAATGATGGCGCATTTAATGAAACGGTTAAGGGGTTAATTAATGCAGGAAACTCAGGGATTAATATCGAACTTAGAGTTATTCCGACACTGGCTAACTATACAGAATTGGATGATATTGTAGAGTTCGTTGGCCGTGTGTTCTCCAACATCAATCAGATTTCCCTTATGGGGCTGGAATCTATCGGTTGGGCACGAAAGAACTGGTCAACAATCTTCATTGAGCACAGCAGTTATAGTGAGAAAATAATCTCCGCCATAGACGCTGCGCACAGGTCAGGTATACCTCTAACAATTTTTAATTATCCTTTGTGTCATCTTCCCGAAAGAGCTTGGGAGCTTGCTGCTCAGTCGATCTCTGATTGGAAAAATTACTATCCTAAAGAATGTGATGAATGCACTCAGAAGTCTTCCTGTACTGGTTATTTCAGTTCCTCAACAGGCCGTTTTCATCAACCACCGAGACCAATTTTATGAAAAAATTTAATTTTGCTGCTCTACTTCCGGGATTTTTGGCGCTCAATAATTCTGTATGGGCAAGTGATTCATCCACCGGAGCAAGTGATTTGCCTGGTATGACTCTTAATGAACATGATTTAGTGATAGCCCCACTTAACACCGAAGTTCCATTCTACATTGCAGGGCATCGCAGTCATAGCTCCCATCGAAGCCATAGTTCTCACCGATCATCATCAGGTGGCGGGTACTATGGTGGCAGCACTCCTTATTATCCAAAAACATACAGCTCACCAAGCTCATCTGGGTCTTCAAGTTCAGGAACAAGTTCCTCATCGTCCTCTTCCTCTGTGCGTTCGCTTCGTTCTAACGACAATAACAACTCTACTACTACGAATTCTGTTGGAACTACAGAAGCTAACCGTGCAAGTAATGGGCTGACTTCTGGTACAGAGAAGCGTAAGCGCTTAATCATGCGGGTTCAATTCGCTTTGCTGGACAAAGGTTATTACAACGGGAATATTGACGGCATAATGGGGCCTTCGACAAGGCAGTCAATAAAAAATTATCGCATTGCGAACGGACTACCAGTACCCTCAAGTGAAACCTTGGATACACAGTTGTTAAATTCATTGAGTATTTTAGCTCGATAAATTAAGTATATTTAAAATTGTTCACTTTAACATTAACTTGTATGAATATATATTTCAGAGGCGATTAAATGTCAGTCAGTTATAACATATATAGAATGCCATATAAGAGTCTTCCAGAATTGACAAAAAAAATCATTAAAGAAGGGCTTGTCGAACAAAAAACTATTCTACATCAATCTTATCAACTCAAATTTTATTTTTCTGATAAGTTAAAAGGAAATGAAGTATGGTGGTGGGATGTATTTAGTGATTTCTTTAATGAAGAAATTGAAAAGCCTCATAATATATTCTATTTTGGCCTGCTAATAGGATTTAAAGAAAAGGACCCTGAGAATTGCTATCTTATCAGTCTTGGTAAATCACATTTTTATCTCAGCAAGTTTATTGAAGCAGACTTTGGGCTGAATGTGGCAATGCGTATAGCTAATGATGAAAATATTTTGCTCAAGAAAAGTAGATTCTTTTGTGGGGGAAAGAGTCAGGAGGCATCGTCATATTCAAAGTTTGTGCAAGGATCATATTTTCCTGGCGAATCCATCGAACATCTTAAAACAAAAGCCAAAGAAACTGACAAGTGGGGATGTAATAATATAACTTTTTCTGATTCAATACAGCTAAGTTTAGATGGTGCCCCTACTGCATTAGTAGATGTCTTCAATGATATTGATTCTTCGTTGGCAACCAAAGAGAAAATCGAATTTCCTAAATCGGAAAAAATCACTGACGAGTCAAAGATAGATGAGCTTGATAATTATCTACTTCAATCGATCATTAAAGATGATGTAAATGTTATTATAGATGAGATTCAATCTTTTGGTGCCTCTATTGTAATTAATAATTCTTTGACATTTTTTAAATTGCACACAAAAGTTGAGGGGAGTGGAAAGTATCTTCAATCAGCAGATAAGGTTAACGATATAAAAATAACAGATGTTAAGCAATTTATAAAAAACAACGACATAAAGGATATCAATAAAGTTTTTGTTAAGATAACTAATGAAAATAACAGTGGTCATACGGCCTCGCTAAAAGAAATATTGAGTATTACTTATAGCGATGGCAGTGAGCACTACTTCCTTAAGAAGGGAGGGTGGAGTCGATTTAACTCTGCCTTTATGAAGTATTTGTCTACCTCTTTAGCCAGTATAAAATTTGAGGTTAAAGATGCTCTAAAGGAAGACGAATTCAAAGCATGGCAAGCTGAAAAAATAAAACAAATCGAAGAAGGAACTTCTAAAGACAAATTAGAATATAGAGAGTACTATTTTAATGAAAAGATGTCTGTTGAGAAAGGTTATATACTTCTAGATCGCCAGCTCAAAAAAATACCATCCTTACGTGATGATGGAAAGGACTACAATGTTGAAGTTGCAGATCTTTATAAAAATGGAGAGATTATTGCTGTAAAGATATCAGATAAACCGCATGATCTAATTTATAATATTGAGCAGTCAAAAACTACAATTCAAACTATAGTAAGAGGAGTAGTAAAATTTGAAGAGAAAATTACTGATGTGGTTTTATGGATCTCAACTACTACAAAAGCCAAAAAATTGATTGACATCAATTCTATTCAATTTTTATTAGCGGTTCAAACTTGGAAGGAAGTTGTTGAAGGATTTAATTTGAAACCAAAGATATATTATTCGCATCACGAAAAACCCAAAAAGAAAAAGGAAAAGAAAAAGCCAAAAAACGGTTGATTAAAAATATTGAATTTCCTTATCGAATAATTTCAGGAGAGAAAAGAACATTCTAATTATCACATTATAAATATTATTTGAGTGTATTGATGGATTTAAAATCTTATGTGGTGGTGTTATGTGAAACTTACACCACCATTGTTTATTGAACATTTTTAAGAACTTTCAAAATTTACTCTGGATGTTGGTTATAAACCCCTTAGCTGATAAGCTGTGGCACTATTTATGCAATCATAGTGCCCTCATAATCTCTGTACAATTTTATTTGAAATGAATTAAACCATAATTGCCTCTTAATTCATTATCAACAAGAGTAAAGTTCGTCATTTCTCTGTCAAGCCAATAAGACTCTTCAATATGCTCTAACAGTATTATTTGGAAACCACCATGAGACCGCATTTTCTCAACAAAAGAATTAATTTCATTTAGGGCTGCATCAAGACTTGCAAAGTCATCAGTTTTTTTACCAGCAGTACTAAAATATGGAGTGCTGGGCTGGTCAATGACTAAGAATCGTGGAACCCACGGTACTTTTCTATCTCTTACCAATTCGTGAAGTGCAAGGAAATAAGCTACATGTACATACATATAGTTAGAAGCACTTCCAATATCTATCATTTTTTCAACTTGATTTTTATTTATCAAATCAAGTGTTTTTTTTGCCTTGTTGAATATCGGAGTTGCATCCTCAAATCCTTTTAAAGGCATCCGTTTGAATATTTCCTTTATTTTTTCGTTCAGTAAACTCAATGTATATTCTTTAAAGGCATTATTATCTGTTATCTTGCTTTCTAACTCATTAATTTTAGTAGTTATCTTTTCTATAGTATCAGTATAATCATATTTAGGGAGAACAACTATCCGTTTAATTTCAGAGCTGAGTTCACCCATGAACCGATAAAGCTCGATTGGTGTGATTTTTTCATCACTAACAGTTGCAAGTTTTTTACTCAAGGATGATATTTTAAGTTCTAACTCTTTTCTCTTAGCATTTGTTTTTGATATGAGTGAGTTTTGTCCTTTTTCGGCTATAGCCTTTTTTATCTCTGAGCTTTGGTTCAATAAGGATTTAATGATTGAATAGATGTTTTTTGTATATAATATTTCGCTATAATTATCATCTAAATATTTAGCTATTAAAAGAGAGTCTTGGTTGTCTTTTAAAAACTTCTTATATTCAGTATTTGTTTCTATATATTCATTAATGTCTGTCAGTTCTTTTTTTAAGAGGAAAAGTTCTTTTTCAATTTTTGTTCTTTCATTAATTGCTGGGATTTCGTTTATATTCTTGTAATTAACTATCGCTTTCAAATTTTCAAGTTTATCACTTACAGTTGGTTCATTCTTGCTGTTTCCACTTATTAAACCAAAATAATACGCCCTGTCGTATAGTGATTCTATTTCACTTTCGAAATTGAAATAAGAGTCTTTGCTAGCCGACTGTTTATATTCGATGCGAGCAAGATTCCTTTGTAATTCTTCTAACCGCGTTCTCATTATCATAGTTTCGGCGTTTTCACTGCCAAGAGCCATGTCAAAGGTTCGGTCAATACGCTCTCTTGTCTTTAAATCAGAGATTTTCGAATAAAGATGTTCTGAAGAGGTTAGTGTTGTTTGATCTATAAAGCAATGCGGGATAAAATATCTATAGGATACTTTTGACCCTTGTTGTATGAATCTACCACCATAAGGGATTTTTAGAGAACTATTAATACCAAACTCATAATTCAGATGTTCTTTTAAAACATCCTTTTTGATATTGTTAATAGGGATTTGTGGAATGTCTCCATTTTTGTCAAAGTAAACTAGATCATCTTCTTCAAAGTGTGTCGCTTTTCTACAAATAGTGAAATATTTACCGTTTATACTTAATCTAATCCCATACCAATTTACAAAATTATCGACATTTGTTTTTGATATACCATCAGATGATGAGGATAAAAGGCAATAATCAATGATAGCCAGTATGGAGGATTTCCCTTTGCCAGAATCACCTGTTATTACATTTACCTTATTTTCCTCAAGTTCTAAATTCCTCAAGGTTGAATCAATTTGCCATATTAAAATATTAGTAATCTGCATTATAATCTAACTCCACAAATGTCATATATATTGTGTGGTTCTTCTAATAATAAACGTGCAACATTTATAGATGCTGCCTGTATTTTTACGGCTCTTTTGCCAATAAACGGGATCGCATTATCTAATATTAACTTGTTTTTAAATGCTAATTTGCCGTGTTCTAATTCAGCTATTCCATTTTCAAGGCACAATGAAACACAATTAACTGAGGATGGAAGGAAATTATAGAATCTTTTATTTATGGATACTATTATTTCGGGCTTGGTTAATAGTAGATCTTGAAAAGATAGTGTATTGGTTCTCTTGTGGGCAAGGTAATCTAAGCTTTTTTTATGAAATATAATTGGTAAAATTAGCATTGCATTGCTTATTTCAATATTTGATGCTATTGATAACACCTCTTGCAAAGAGAATATACCCAAAAGCTCATTGTTATATATTTTCATTTATAGACTGACTCCCAGTTTTGAAGCCATCCTATTTTGGGCTTATCTGAAAGGAGCAAGAACGTTCCTGTAGTCATAGATTTAGGTAATTGATTTTTATCCAACACAATATTACAGTTTCCTGTCAATTCAGTATAGACAGAGAAGGCTTTATTAAGATGATCTTCATTTATTTCTGTAAAACGGCTTCGTATATACGTTGCTGAATGACGTGATTGCCATTCATCAAGCGCTTTTAGATATATTAGTCTTTCTTCTTGAGTTGTTAAATCTCCAGAGCTTTGCAATTTTTGAATGAAAGCTTCTGTTTTGGCCATTTCATTTATATATTTTACGATTGAATCGCTATTCAAATCCAAATCTTTGAGTTGTTTGTAAGATATCTTTGATTCAACGTTAGTTGGGTATGCAGATTCAAAATCGTAGTATTGGTCGAAATTATTTATAC carries:
- the hxsC gene encoding His-Xaa-Ser system radical SAM maturase HxsC, giving the protein MSEVIRNDIFHFASKKNVPTGFYRLCKQKPMNPLFFLPNLLVVAEGNNDAIQPCFDFSVISTELYESIEDGDIGIINNGNMIRVILSRRANHNTVLVTERCNNLCLFCSQPPKKSNDDWLLTQSALAIASFGLDGVVGVSGGEPLLYGDDFLHFIDFIIENSPDTALHVLTNGRKFSDINFTQEMAKRSKKIKITFGIPLYSSRPLVHDHLVGNDGAFNETVKGLINAGNSGINIELRVIPTLANYTELDDIVEFVGRVFSNINQISLMGLESIGWARKNWSTIFIEHSSYSEKIISAIDAAHRSGIPLTIFNYPLCHLPERAWELAAQSISDWKNYYPKECDECTQKSSCTGYFSSSTGRFHQPPRPIL
- a CDS encoding DUF3732 domain-containing protein — encoded protein: MQITNILIWQIDSTLRNLELEENKVNVITGDSGKGKSSILAIIDYCLLSSSSDGISKTNVDNFVNWYGIRLSINGKYFTICRKATHFEEDDLVYFDKNGDIPQIPINNIKKDVLKEHLNYEFGINSSLKIPYGGRFIQQGSKVSYRYFIPHCFIDQTTLTSSEHLYSKISDLKTRERIDRTFDMALGSENAETMIMRTRLEELQRNLARIEYKQSASKDSYFNFESEIESLYDRAYYFGLISGNSKNEPTVSDKLENLKAIVNYKNINEIPAINERTKIEKELFLLKKELTDINEYIETNTEYKKFLKDNQDSLLIAKYLDDNYSEILYTKNIYSIIKSLLNQSSEIKKAIAEKGQNSLISKTNAKRKELELKISSLSKKLATVSDEKITPIELYRFMGELSSEIKRIVVLPKYDYTDTIEKITTKINELESKITDNNAFKEYTLSLLNEKIKEIFKRMPLKGFEDATPIFNKAKKTLDLINKNQVEKMIDIGSASNYMYVHVAYFLALHELVRDRKVPWVPRFLVIDQPSTPYFSTAGKKTDDFASLDAALNEINSFVEKMRSHGGFQIILLEHIEESYWLDREMTNFTLVDNELRGNYGLIHFK
- a CDS encoding three component ABC system middle component, which codes for MKIYNNELLGIFSLQEVLSIASNIEISNAMLILPIIFHKKSLDYLAHKRTNTLSFQDLLLTKPEIIVSINKRFYNFLPSSVNCVSLCLENGIAELEHGKLAFKNKLILDNAIPFIGKRAVKIQAASINVARLLLEEPHNIYDICGVRL
- a CDS encoding DUF6119 family protein; its protein translation is MSVSYNIYRMPYKSLPELTKKIIKEGLVEQKTILHQSYQLKFYFSDKLKGNEVWWWDVFSDFFNEEIEKPHNIFYFGLLIGFKEKDPENCYLISLGKSHFYLSKFIEADFGLNVAMRIANDENILLKKSRFFCGGKSQEASSYSKFVQGSYFPGESIEHLKTKAKETDKWGCNNITFSDSIQLSLDGAPTALVDVFNDIDSSLATKEKIEFPKSEKITDESKIDELDNYLLQSIIKDDVNVIIDEIQSFGASIVINNSLTFFKLHTKVEGSGKYLQSADKVNDIKITDVKQFIKNNDIKDINKVFVKITNENNSGHTASLKEILSITYSDGSEHYFLKKGGWSRFNSAFMKYLSTSLASIKFEVKDALKEDEFKAWQAEKIKQIEEGTSKDKLEYREYYFNEKMSVEKGYILLDRQLKKIPSLRDDGKDYNVEVADLYKNGEIIAVKISDKPHDLIYNIEQSKTTIQTIVRGVVKFEEKITDVVLWISTTTKAKKLIDINSIQFLLAVQTWKEVVEGFNLKPKIYYSHHEKPKKKKEKKKPKNG
- the hxsA gene encoding His-Xaa-Ser repeat protein HxsA codes for the protein MKKFNFAALLPGFLALNNSVWASDSSTGASDLPGMTLNEHDLVIAPLNTEVPFYIAGHRSHSSHRSHSSHRSSSGGGYYGGSTPYYPKTYSSPSSSGSSSSGTSSSSSSSSVRSLRSNDNNNSTTTNSVGTTEANRASNGLTSGTEKRKRLIMRVQFALLDKGYYNGNIDGIMGPSTRQSIKNYRIANGLPVPSSETLDTQLLNSLSILAR